One stretch of Tenacibaculum sp. MAR_2010_89 DNA includes these proteins:
- a CDS encoding MBL fold metallo-hydrolase, producing the protein MNNELYYLKQNIQVEPLINNWYAWIQIIPPVQGALNVLHRHLPMMNSYVSAPEIHASAVKNPAFRGGPFIDLNGEKVEEVTELITKTNGDCKASIEFAKAIRDLYKMLETEAKGYSMEPLYEKVPDILKGYVELVYDMNHNPSFRFFEGLLYKSEFYDTSSQSIAISFIEKDADRPFIFSTPRLENKDTLRLNIPFANKGLDELFKMKKAPQTLKYIKESLNVEIDNTELFESFFTQEKPREYEEYVGDNMRIRYFGHACILVETGGVSFLFDPVLSYTYESDISRYTYEDLPEKIDYVLITHSHHDHVLVETMLQIRHKVDNIIVGANVKGTIQDPSLKILLENLGFDNVKELEEFEELKFPGGKITGIPFLGEHHDLFIQSKLCYLIDYNDSSILSVADSCNIEPRLYEKVQELYGEVDVLFLGMECDGAPSSWVYGPLFPETPDRDKDYSRRGRGCNYSEGIGLVNIFKPKEVYVYAMGEEPWIRHILDVAYTEESNPIIESNKLIDDCRNRGVIAERLFAEKELLVYSTEPVLDER; encoded by the coding sequence ATGAATAACGAACTATATTATTTAAAGCAAAACATACAAGTAGAACCATTAATCAATAACTGGTACGCATGGATTCAAATAATACCACCTGTACAAGGAGCTTTAAATGTTTTGCATAGACATTTACCTATGATGAATTCTTATGTAAGTGCACCAGAAATTCATGCTTCAGCTGTAAAAAATCCAGCTTTTAGAGGAGGACCTTTTATAGATTTAAATGGAGAGAAAGTAGAAGAGGTTACAGAGCTTATAACAAAAACAAATGGCGACTGTAAAGCTAGTATTGAATTTGCAAAAGCGATTAGAGATCTGTATAAGATGCTAGAAACTGAAGCTAAAGGTTATTCTATGGAGCCTTTATATGAAAAAGTTCCAGATATTCTTAAAGGTTATGTTGAGTTAGTTTACGATATGAACCATAATCCTTCTTTTAGGTTTTTTGAAGGATTATTATATAAAAGTGAGTTTTATGATACATCATCTCAATCAATAGCTATTTCATTTATAGAAAAAGATGCAGATAGACCTTTTATATTTTCTACGCCAAGATTGGAAAATAAAGATACATTAAGGCTTAATATACCATTTGCAAATAAAGGGTTAGATGAGTTATTCAAAATGAAAAAGGCACCTCAAACTTTGAAGTATATTAAAGAGTCTTTAAATGTTGAAATTGATAATACGGAGCTTTTTGAGTCGTTTTTTACTCAAGAAAAACCTAGGGAATATGAAGAGTATGTTGGAGATAATATGAGAATTAGATATTTTGGACATGCTTGTATACTTGTAGAAACAGGAGGCGTTTCTTTTTTGTTTGATCCAGTTTTAAGTTATACGTATGAGTCAGATATTTCTAGATATACCTATGAAGACTTGCCTGAAAAAATAGATTATGTTCTTATTACTCATAGCCATCATGACCATGTATTGGTTGAAACGATGTTACAAATAAGACATAAAGTAGATAATATAATTGTAGGTGCTAATGTAAAAGGAACTATACAAGACCCTTCTTTAAAAATTTTACTAGAAAATTTAGGGTTTGATAATGTAAAAGAACTTGAGGAATTTGAAGAACTTAAATTTCCTGGAGGAAAAATAACGGGAATACCATTTCTTGGTGAACATCATGATTTATTTATTCAGAGTAAACTTTGTTACTTGATAGATTATAATGACTCTTCAATACTTTCCGTTGCTGATTCATGTAATATAGAGCCGAGGCTGTATGAAAAAGTACAAGAATTATATGGAGAAGTAGATGTATTGTTTTTAGGAATGGAATGTGATGGAGCACCATCTTCATGGGTATATGGCCCATTATTTCCTGAAACTCCCGATAGGGATAAAGATTATTCTAGAAGAGGAAGAGGTTGTAACTATTCAGAAGGAATAGGATTAGTAAATATTTTTAAACCAAAAGAAGTATATGTTTATGCAATGGGAGAGGAACCTTGGATACGACATATTTTAGACGTAGCTTATACAGAGGAATCTAATCCTATAATTGAATCAAATAAACTTATTGATGATTGTAGAAATAGAGGGGTAATTGCTGAGCGATTATTTGCAGAGAAAGAGTTGTTAGTTTATTCAACAGAACCAGTACTTGATGAAAGGTGA
- a CDS encoding ABC transporter ATP-binding protein, which translates to MIKIQNLKKSFRTEEIETLALNNISFEVKKGKFTAIMGPSGCGKSTLLNIVGLLDGVNSGSYQFNGVEVSGFNEKEYAELRKSNIGFVFQKFNLIDELTVEENVELPLIYLKIDKQERKTRVQEILKRMQIDHRSKHFPKQLSGGQQQRVAISRAVVTNPKLILADEPTGNLDSKNGIEVMNLLGELHKEGATIIMVTHSERDSKYADTVINLLDGQIVSEDIVKVEKQQKEAVLLS; encoded by the coding sequence ATGATTAAGATTCAAAATTTAAAGAAAAGTTTTAGAACAGAAGAAATAGAAACTTTGGCACTAAATAATATTAGTTTTGAAGTGAAAAAAGGCAAGTTTACTGCAATAATGGGACCTTCTGGATGTGGGAAATCAACATTGCTTAATATAGTTGGTTTGCTAGATGGAGTAAATAGTGGTAGCTATCAGTTTAATGGAGTTGAAGTTAGTGGATTTAATGAAAAGGAGTATGCTGAGTTAAGAAAAAGTAATATAGGGTTTGTTTTTCAGAAGTTTAACTTAATTGATGAACTTACAGTTGAAGAAAATGTTGAATTACCATTAATTTACCTTAAAATAGATAAACAAGAAAGAAAGACTAGGGTTCAAGAAATACTAAAAAGAATGCAAATTGATCATAGGTCAAAACACTTTCCTAAACAACTATCAGGAGGACAACAACAACGTGTTGCAATTTCTAGGGCAGTAGTTACTAATCCAAAATTAATTTTAGCAGATGAACCAACGGGAAATCTGGATTCTAAAAATGGAATAGAGGTAATGAATTTATTAGGTGAATTACATAAAGAAGGAGCTACCATAATTATGGTAACACACTCAGAAAGAGATTCAAAATATGCTGATACAGTAATTAATCTTTTAGATGGACAAATCGTATCAGAAGATATAGTAAAAGTCGAGAAACAACAAAAAGAAGCTGTTCTTCTAAGTTAA
- the sbnA gene encoding 2,3-diaminopropionate biosynthesis protein SbnA, with protein MVNNILNKIGNTPMAFLPIANQRNLNVFAKLEFYNPTGSVKDRAACYIINRLLREGTINKDTTLIESSSGNFGVALSAYAKHNGLKFICVIDKTTLPVNEMLIRLQGAEVIRITEPDAHGGYLLNRIKKIKEILNKTDNIYWVNQYANPLNARAYYNSLGNEICLEAPRQKIDYLFMGISSGGTITGVSQKVKENHPNAKVIAVDVEGSIIFGGKSRKRFIPGIGSSMKPDIIEYAKIDDVVYVNEEETIHSCRELLENHNLYAGGSSGSVYAGIKKYFENNKVSSSVNIMCVFADRGERYISTIYNDEWCKMVKEYSEKNFYSEPIAI; from the coding sequence ATGGTAAATAATATTTTAAATAAAATAGGAAATACTCCTATGGCATTTCTTCCGATTGCAAACCAACGAAACTTGAACGTTTTTGCAAAATTAGAATTCTACAATCCTACAGGTAGTGTAAAAGATAGAGCGGCATGTTATATTATAAATCGCTTATTAAGAGAAGGAACTATAAATAAAGACACAACATTAATAGAATCTTCTTCAGGTAATTTTGGAGTAGCTCTTTCTGCATATGCTAAGCATAATGGGTTAAAATTTATTTGTGTAATAGATAAAACTACGTTACCAGTTAATGAAATGCTAATTCGTCTTCAAGGAGCTGAGGTTATTCGTATAACTGAGCCTGATGCTCATGGGGGATATTTATTAAATAGAATTAAAAAAATAAAAGAAATACTAAATAAAACGGATAACATTTATTGGGTAAATCAATACGCCAATCCATTAAACGCTAGAGCTTATTATAATTCTTTAGGAAATGAAATATGTCTTGAAGCACCAAGACAAAAAATTGATTACTTATTTATGGGCATAAGTTCAGGAGGAACAATAACTGGTGTTTCACAAAAAGTAAAAGAGAATCACCCTAATGCTAAAGTTATAGCAGTAGATGTTGAAGGATCAATAATTTTTGGAGGAAAGTCCCGTAAAAGATTCATTCCTGGAATTGGTTCAAGTATGAAACCAGATATAATAGAATATGCGAAAATAGATGATGTTGTTTATGTAAATGAAGAAGAAACAATACATTCTTGTAGAGAATTATTAGAAAACCATAATTTATATGCAGGCGGATCTTCAGGATCTGTTTATGCAGGAATAAAAAAATATTTTGAAAATAATAAAGTAAGCTCAAGTGTTAACATAATGTGTGTGTTTGCAGATAGAGGAGAAAGATATATAAGTACCATTTATAATGATGAATGGTGTAAAATGGTTAAGGAATATAGTGAGAAAAATTTTTACTCAGAACCTATTGCTATTTAA
- a CDS encoding 2,3-diaminopropionate biosynthesis protein SbnB, whose amino-acid sequence MIYLGEKNIKDIDLNWEQNIKAIEMATRCIESNDIAQPIKPYLRYGDIKNRIIAMPAFVGGKINRSGIKWIASFPDNPQKGIARAHSVIVLNEAETGKPVSIINSGSISAIRTASVSGLMIKKFMELKRHKNVKVGLIGFGPIGQYHLEMCNELLGESLEEVLLYDLKDISKDDINSSIEEKISIVNSWEEAYANADIFITCTVSKEPYIDKKPKDSSLHLNVSLRDYKTDVFPWFEKSMVVDDWNEVCRENTDIEMFHKVNHLEENQVSYMQDVLNGFFETLDDKQPIMFNPMGMAVFDMAIAGHYLNLAKETEEGVLLE is encoded by the coding sequence ATGATATACTTAGGGGAAAAAAATATAAAGGATATAGATTTAAATTGGGAACAAAATATTAAAGCAATTGAAATGGCTACTCGATGTATAGAGTCAAATGATATTGCTCAACCAATAAAGCCATATTTAAGATATGGAGATATAAAAAATAGAATTATTGCAATGCCAGCATTTGTTGGAGGAAAAATAAATAGATCAGGAATAAAATGGATTGCTAGTTTTCCTGATAATCCACAAAAAGGAATTGCAAGAGCGCATAGTGTTATTGTTTTAAATGAAGCAGAAACAGGTAAACCTGTTAGTATAATAAATAGTGGTTCTATATCGGCAATTCGTACAGCTTCCGTTAGTGGTTTAATGATTAAGAAATTTATGGAACTAAAACGACATAAAAATGTCAAAGTAGGTTTAATAGGTTTTGGTCCAATTGGTCAATATCATTTAGAAATGTGTAATGAATTATTAGGAGAATCTCTTGAAGAGGTCCTTTTATATGATTTAAAAGATATTTCAAAAGATGATATAAATTCTTCAATAGAAGAAAAAATTAGCATAGTGAACAGTTGGGAAGAAGCATATGCGAATGCCGATATTTTTATTACTTGTACAGTATCAAAAGAACCATACATTGATAAAAAGCCTAAAGATTCATCTCTCCATTTAAATGTTTCTTTGAGAGATTATAAAACAGATGTATTTCCATGGTTTGAAAAGAGTATGGTAGTTGATGATTGGAATGAAGTGTGTAGAGAGAATACAGATATAGAAATGTTTCATAAAGTAAATCATCTAGAAGAGAATCAGGTGAGTTATATGCAAGATGTACTAAATGGATTCTTTGAAACTTTAGATGATAAACAACCAATCATGTTTAACCCAATGGGAATGGCTGTTTTTGACATGGCTATAGCAGGACATTATCTAAATTTGGCT